The Pseudodesulfovibrio sp. zrk46 genome contains a region encoding:
- a CDS encoding putative quinol monooxygenase: MGLTYVSATVAAKDGMEQELEIVLSSVVAEVRKEAGCIRYDLHKSDYGNVFLFYEIWESPAHLAAHGKTPHMDAMREASADLVAGPAEVNTWEAVDVAE; encoded by the coding sequence ATGGGACTGACTTATGTATCGGCGACCGTCGCCGCCAAGGATGGCATGGAACAGGAGCTGGAAATAGTATTGTCCAGCGTCGTGGCTGAAGTGCGCAAGGAAGCGGGGTGTATCCGCTACGATCTGCATAAATCTGACTACGGTAACGTCTTCCTCTTCTATGAGATTTGGGAGAGCCCGGCCCATTTGGCAGCGCACGGCAAGACGCCGCACATGGACGCCATGCGCGAAGCCAGTGCCGATCTGGTGGCTGGCCCGGCCGAAGTTAATACGTGGGAAGCTGTGGATGTAGCCGAGTAG
- a CDS encoding methyl-accepting chemotaxis protein has protein sequence MKIRSKFILAIIIPVIISVAVISSIVSMQISDTVTDQFEMSSQEQLQRVDSYVNQLLKGPADITKYMALLPSLKEGLGQWRQYQNLPEGKYNFEREGMSEKEHTAYFTFKHLLESHPEYAYVYAGLEDGGYTQTPDEPMSAGYDPRKRPWYQQGMNSSTETTLLSAYITTEGVPNIGMVTKVRDNNGKFVGVAAVDISLGKLTEIAANIRIGKTGYIMIVQDDGSVLADPLHKDYVFKKMNELPEAFQTIGSVSGGLVEDLDVDGTDMYASVLNSSSTGWKYIALIEHSEIKEASNAAIMNTVIIGAVIALIFGLIGWKLANTMTDPIIRSGDFTRSISEGDLTATIAASGKDEVGQLARDLGDMGTKLRTVVSEVRTAVDEVASGSSQLAATAGSLAQGATEQSSNVEEVGASMEQMLSNISQNAENSKQTEEIALRSAADADKGGKAVAQTVTSMKEIAEKITIIEDIARQTNLLALNAAIEAARAGEHGKGFAVVAAEVRKLAERSGVAAAEISELSSSSVQVAEEAGEMLGKMVPDIQQTAELIQAITAASNEQHAGAQGVNEAIRQLDQVIQQIASSSEELSSTSEELSSQAELLKDTVSYFNIGEGGYMSTQSRVRVQKQAPKPIAAAPKSSASQGNGVALDMGDDDFEKF, from the coding sequence ATGAAAATCCGGTCCAAATTCATTTTGGCCATCATAATTCCCGTCATCATCTCGGTGGCGGTCATCTCATCAATTGTATCCATGCAGATCAGCGATACAGTCACAGATCAGTTCGAAATGTCTTCACAGGAGCAACTGCAACGCGTTGACAGCTACGTCAACCAACTCCTCAAAGGACCTGCCGACATCACCAAGTACATGGCCCTGCTACCGAGCCTCAAAGAGGGACTGGGACAATGGCGTCAGTACCAGAATCTTCCTGAGGGTAAATACAACTTTGAACGCGAAGGCATGAGCGAAAAGGAGCACACAGCATACTTCACGTTCAAGCACCTGCTCGAAAGCCACCCGGAATACGCCTATGTATACGCTGGTCTTGAAGACGGCGGCTATACACAGACCCCTGACGAGCCCATGAGCGCCGGTTATGATCCACGCAAGCGCCCTTGGTACCAACAGGGCATGAACTCCTCCACCGAAACGACGCTGCTGAGTGCCTACATCACCACTGAGGGCGTCCCGAATATCGGCATGGTGACCAAGGTCCGCGACAACAACGGCAAATTCGTAGGTGTTGCCGCAGTCGACATTTCTCTGGGGAAGCTCACCGAAATCGCAGCCAATATCCGCATCGGCAAGACCGGCTACATCATGATCGTACAAGATGACGGTTCTGTCCTCGCCGACCCACTCCATAAGGATTACGTCTTCAAAAAGATGAACGAGTTGCCTGAGGCTTTCCAGACCATCGGCTCCGTTTCCGGCGGACTGGTGGAAGACTTGGATGTAGACGGCACTGACATGTACGCCAGCGTGCTCAACTCCTCTTCCACCGGCTGGAAGTATATCGCTCTTATTGAGCACTCGGAGATCAAGGAGGCTTCAAACGCCGCCATCATGAACACCGTGATCATCGGTGCTGTCATTGCACTCATATTCGGTTTGATCGGTTGGAAGCTCGCCAACACCATGACTGACCCCATTATCCGCAGTGGGGACTTCACCCGCAGCATCTCGGAAGGTGACCTTACTGCCACCATTGCAGCATCCGGCAAGGACGAAGTGGGGCAACTCGCCCGAGATCTCGGCGACATGGGCACCAAGCTCAGAACAGTTGTCAGCGAGGTGCGCACTGCTGTTGATGAAGTGGCATCGGGCTCATCGCAACTTGCCGCCACGGCTGGTTCCCTCGCCCAAGGTGCGACAGAACAGTCCTCCAATGTTGAAGAAGTGGGCGCATCCATGGAACAGATGCTCTCCAACATCAGTCAGAATGCTGAGAACTCCAAGCAGACAGAAGAAATCGCCCTGCGCTCGGCAGCCGATGCAGACAAGGGCGGCAAGGCCGTTGCCCAGACCGTCACGTCAATGAAGGAAATCGCAGAGAAGATCACCATCATTGAGGACATCGCCCGCCAGACCAATCTGCTCGCTCTCAACGCTGCCATTGAGGCTGCACGAGCTGGCGAACACGGCAAGGGGTTCGCGGTCGTTGCTGCAGAAGTCCGCAAGCTGGCCGAACGCTCCGGTGTTGCCGCAGCCGAAATCAGTGAGCTTTCCTCTTCCAGTGTTCAAGTGGCTGAAGAGGCCGGAGAAATGCTCGGCAAGATGGTCCCGGACATCCAGCAGACCGCAGAGCTGATTCAGGCCATTACCGCCGCCAGCAATGAACAGCATGCCGGCGCGCAGGGAGTGAATGAGGCCATTCGCCAACTGGACCAGGTCATTCAACAGATCGCCTCTTCTTCAGAAGAGCTCTCCTCCACTTCTGAAGAACTCTCCAGCCAGGCAGAACTGCTCAAGGATACCGTGTCCTACTTCAACATTGGCGAGGGAGGCTACATGTCCACCCAATCACGGGTGAGGGTACAAAAGCAGGCTCCCAAGCCTATTGCCGCTGCCCCAAAGAGTAGTGCATCCCAAGGAAATGGCGTTGCTCTCGACATGGGGGATGACGACTTCGAAAAATTCTAA
- the satP gene encoding acetate uptake transporter, which translates to METKLANPAPLGLMGFGMTTILLNIHNAGFFPISSMILAMGIFYGGIAQVIAGIMEFKKGNTFGTTAFTSYGLFWLTLVALIVMPKLGMAEATPAAYMGCYLVMWGIFTLFMFMGTLKGNKVLQFVFLSLTILFFLLAIKDFTHNEMIGTLAGWEGILCGASAIYLAMAEVLNEQYGRTVLPIGE; encoded by the coding sequence ATGGAAACCAAACTTGCCAACCCCGCCCCGCTCGGTCTGATGGGCTTTGGCATGACCACCATCCTGTTGAACATCCACAACGCTGGCTTTTTCCCCATCAGTTCCATGATTCTTGCCATGGGCATTTTCTATGGCGGTATCGCACAGGTTATTGCCGGCATCATGGAATTCAAGAAGGGTAACACCTTCGGCACCACTGCCTTCACTTCCTACGGTCTATTCTGGCTGACTCTGGTCGCCCTGATCGTCATGCCGAAGCTTGGCATGGCCGAGGCTACTCCTGCAGCATACATGGGTTGCTATCTCGTGATGTGGGGAATCTTTACCCTGTTCATGTTCATGGGAACACTTAAAGGCAACAAGGTGCTTCAGTTCGTCTTCTTGTCTCTGACCATTTTGTTCTTCCTGCTCGCTATCAAAGATTTCACCCATAATGAGATGATTGGTACCTTGGCAGGCTGGGAAGGGATTCTTTGCGGCGCGTCCGCCATCTATCTCGCCATGGCCGAAGTCTTGAATGAGCAGTATGGTCGCACCGTCCTGCCCATCGGCGAATAA